One stretch of Zingiber officinale cultivar Zhangliang chromosome 6B, Zo_v1.1, whole genome shotgun sequence DNA includes these proteins:
- the LOC121990923 gene encoding putative UDP-arabinose 4-epimerase 2, with protein sequence MAAHGVKTLIYSSTCATYGEPEKMPITEVTPQHPINPHGKAKKMAEDIILDFSKRSDMAVMILRYFNVIGSDPEGRLGERIVNVKFASDKPH encoded by the exons ATGGCAGCACATGGTGTTAAAACTCTTATTTACTCAAGTACATGTGCAACTTATGGGGAACCGGAAAAAATGCCTATTACAGAAGTAACTCCTCAG CATCCTATCAACCCACACGGGAAGGCCAAAAAGATGGCGGAGGATATTATTTTGGACTTCTCAAAGAGATCAGACATGGCAGTCATGATCTTAAG ATATTTCAATGTTATTGGATCAGATCCTGAAGGAAGGTTAGGTGAAAGAATAGTGAATGTTAAATTTGCATCTGACAAACCTCATTGA